The Candidatus Zixiibacteriota bacterium genome has a segment encoding these proteins:
- the glyA gene encoding serine hydroxymethyltransferase — protein sequence MSYLKQVDPEIYEAIFNETRREATKLELIASENFVSEAVLEAQGGVMTNKYAEGYPAKRYYGGCEFVDVAEDLARNRAKELFGCEHANVQPHSGSQANMGAYFTVLKPGDKVMGLDLSHGGHLTHGHPINFSGILYQFKGYQVDKETEVIDYDRLIDAAKEYQPKMIVAGASAYPRFWDFEAIRRACDACGAYMMVDIAHIAGLVAAGLHPSPIPYADFVTTTTHKTLRGPRGGMVMCKEKYAADLDRTIMPGIQGGPLMHVIAAKAVAFKEALRPEFKTYQKQIVDNAKTLAEGLKKRGYRLVAGGTDTHLMLVSFIDIPKLTGKKVEQALDKAGITVNKNTVPFDPEKPFVTSGIRIGTPAVTTRGMGTDAMKQIAEFIDRAIQNRKDDAVLEGIAREVATLCEKYPLYAERMKD from the coding sequence ATGTCATACCTTAAGCAAGTCGACCCTGAAATATACGAAGCCATATTCAATGAGACCCGCCGCGAGGCGACCAAGCTCGAACTGATTGCGTCCGAGAATTTCGTCTCCGAGGCGGTGCTCGAGGCCCAGGGTGGGGTGATGACCAACAAGTACGCCGAGGGGTATCCGGCCAAGCGGTACTACGGCGGGTGCGAGTTTGTCGATGTCGCCGAAGACCTCGCCCGCAACCGCGCCAAAGAGCTGTTCGGTTGTGAGCATGCCAACGTTCAGCCGCACTCCGGTTCGCAGGCCAACATGGGGGCGTATTTCACGGTCCTCAAACCGGGCGATAAGGTGATGGGGCTCGATCTTTCCCACGGCGGCCATCTGACCCACGGCCACCCGATCAATTTTTCCGGCATTCTCTACCAGTTCAAGGGTTACCAGGTCGACAAAGAGACCGAGGTTATCGACTACGACAGGCTGATCGATGCCGCCAAAGAGTACCAGCCGAAAATGATAGTCGCCGGGGCATCGGCCTATCCGCGCTTCTGGGATTTCGAGGCGATTCGCCGGGCATGCGATGCCTGTGGCGCATACATGATGGTCGATATCGCTCATATCGCGGGCCTGGTTGCCGCGGGCCTGCACCCGTCGCCGATTCCGTACGCGGATTTTGTCACCACAACCACGCACAAAACTCTTCGCGGGCCGCGCGGCGGGATGGTTATGTGCAAGGAGAAATACGCCGCCGATCTCGACCGCACGATCATGCCCGGTATCCAGGGCGGACCGCTCATGCACGTGATCGCCGCCAAAGCAGTCGCATTCAAAGAGGCGCTGCGGCCGGAATTCAAAACGTACCAGAAGCAGATTGTAGACAACGCGAAAACACTTGCTGAAGGGCTCAAGAAGCGGGGTTATCGTCTGGTTGCGGGTGGAACCGACACGCACCTGATGCTCGTATCGTTTATTGACATCCCCAAACTGACCGGCAAGAAAGTGGAGCAGGCGCTGGACAAGGCCGGAATCACGGTCAACAAAAACACCGTCCCGTTCGATCCGGAAAAGCCGTTTGTGACCTCGGGCATTCGTATCGGCACGCCGGCGGTAACCACACGCGGGATGGGGACTGATGCCATGAAGCAGATTGCCGAGTTCATTGACCGTGCCATTCAGAATCGCAAAGATGACGCCGTGCTGGAGGGTATTGCGCGCGAGGTTGCGACCTTGTGCGAGAAATATCCGCTCTATGCGGAGCGGATGAAAGATTAG
- the rpiB gene encoding ribose 5-phosphate isomerase B, giving the protein MKIAIGADHNGYLFKERVKALLEKWGYGVIDMGTTSEESVDYPDYGLKVAHAVADGKVNYGVNICWTGNGMAITSNKVKGVRAGLALNTEMSRLTRLHNDANVLILSGKFTPEGELESILKTFLDTPFEGGRHVARLNKIKAAER; this is encoded by the coding sequence ATGAAAATCGCAATCGGCGCTGACCATAATGGGTATCTATTCAAGGAGCGAGTCAAGGCGCTGCTCGAGAAGTGGGGCTACGGGGTGATTGACATGGGGACCACGTCGGAGGAATCAGTCGACTATCCCGATTATGGCCTGAAGGTCGCCCACGCGGTCGCCGACGGCAAAGTCAACTACGGTGTCAATATCTGCTGGACCGGCAACGGCATGGCGATTACGTCCAACAAAGTTAAAGGCGTGCGGGCCGGGCTGGCCTTGAATACCGAAATGTCCCGCCTGACGAGACTTCACAACGATGCTAACGTACTCATTCTATCCGGCAAGTTCACGCCTGAGGGCGAGCTCGAGTCCATCCTCAAAACGTTTCTGGATACACCGTTTGAGGGCGGCCGTCATGTCGCCCGCCTGAACAAGATCAAGGCGGCGGAGCGGTAG
- a CDS encoding branched-chain amino acid transaminase: MQTSELIWMNGKLVKWNDAKIHVLSHVVHYGSSVFEGMRAYKSDRGPILFRLRDHSVRLLNSAKIYRMPLNYTAEQIDQAIIDLIDANKLEACYVRPVAYRGYGALKVDPSDCPIEMSIAVWPWGQYLGDGAVERGVRVCVSSWRRLAADTLPAMAKAGGNYLSSQLIRLEARRLGFDEGIGLDYNGHVSEGSGENVFIIKGDVLITPPLSASVLPGITRDTVITMARDLGYEVREHNIPREYLYIADEVFFTGSAAEITPVAEVDGLQVGTGSRGAITKKLQKAFFDIVEGRTPDKYGWLTYVREKANKKLGVPA; the protein is encoded by the coding sequence ATGCAGACCAGCGAACTCATCTGGATGAACGGCAAACTGGTTAAATGGAACGACGCCAAAATACACGTGCTGTCGCACGTAGTTCATTACGGTTCATCGGTATTCGAAGGGATGCGGGCCTACAAATCCGACCGTGGCCCAATCCTGTTCCGTCTGCGCGATCATTCTGTCCGACTCTTGAACTCCGCCAAAATCTACCGTATGCCGCTCAACTACACGGCTGAACAGATCGATCAGGCGATCATCGATCTGATCGACGCTAACAAACTCGAGGCCTGCTATGTCCGCCCGGTCGCATACCGGGGCTACGGGGCTCTGAAAGTGGATCCGTCGGATTGCCCGATCGAGATGTCTATCGCTGTCTGGCCGTGGGGCCAGTATCTTGGCGACGGTGCTGTCGAACGTGGAGTGCGGGTCTGTGTGTCGTCCTGGCGGCGCCTGGCCGCCGATACGCTTCCAGCAATGGCCAAGGCCGGCGGCAACTATCTCAGCAGCCAGCTAATCAGGCTTGAGGCGCGGCGGCTCGGTTTCGACGAGGGCATTGGTCTCGACTACAACGGTCATGTTTCCGAAGGCTCAGGCGAAAACGTGTTTATCATCAAAGGTGACGTGCTGATCACGCCGCCGCTGTCGGCATCGGTGCTGCCGGGAATCACGCGCGACACAGTAATCACCATGGCGCGCGATCTTGGGTACGAGGTCCGCGAGCACAACATCCCGCGCGAGTATTTGTACATCGCCGACGAGGTCTTTTTCACTGGTTCCGCCGCCGAAATAACACCCGTGGCGGAAGTAGACGGTCTGCAAGTGGGGACCGGCTCACGCGGAGCGATCACAAAGAAATTACAGAAGGCATTTTTCGACATTGTCGAGGGTCGCACGCCGGACAAATACGGCTGGCTGACCTATGTACGCGAGAAGGCGAACAAGAAGCTGGGAGTGCCGGCATAA
- a CDS encoding pseudaminic acid biosynthesis-associated methylase, producing MGYKTEQEEFWNGRFGDEYTERNRGSSWVASNTAFFGQVLKRAVGIKSIIELGANIGLNLMALQRLLPGVELAGVEINQKAADELKTNMPEAEVFRQTVLEFRPTRTWDLALTKGVLIHMNPDMLPDVYDLLYRCSTRYVLIAEYYNPSPVELIYRGHTKKLFKRDFAGEMLDRFPDLVLRDYGFVYHRDNNFRQDDIVWFLLEKQTSRAT from the coding sequence TTGGGCTACAAGACGGAACAAGAAGAATTCTGGAACGGCAGGTTCGGTGACGAATACACCGAGCGCAACCGGGGTTCATCCTGGGTGGCGTCCAACACCGCTTTCTTCGGCCAGGTTCTCAAACGGGCGGTGGGAATAAAATCCATAATAGAGCTGGGCGCCAATATCGGTTTGAACCTGATGGCCCTTCAGAGGCTGCTACCGGGAGTAGAATTGGCGGGTGTGGAAATCAATCAGAAAGCAGCCGACGAACTGAAAACCAACATGCCGGAGGCCGAGGTATTCCGCCAAACGGTGCTGGAGTTCCGGCCCACTCGCACCTGGGATCTCGCGCTCACCAAAGGGGTACTCATCCACATGAACCCCGACATGCTCCCGGATGTATACGATCTGCTCTACCGCTGCAGTACCCGTTATGTACTAATCGCAGAGTATTACAATCCGTCACCGGTAGAACTTATCTATCGCGGCCACACGAAGAAACTGTTCAAGAGAGACTTCGCGGGGGAGATGCTTGACCGCTTTCCCGATTTGGTGTTGCGGGACTACGGTTTTGTATATCATCGGGACAATAACTTCCGCCAGGACGACATTGTGTGGTTTCTGTTGGAGAAGCAGACCTCCAGAGCCACTTGA